DNA from Candidatus Methylomirabilota bacterium:
GAACTCCCGCTCGATCTTCTCCTGTCCGTTCCTTCCCAGTTCGTGACGGAGACCGGGTTCCCTGATCAGCCGCTCAGCCTTGTCGGCGAACTCCGTCTCCGACGCAAAGAGCAACCCATCGATTCCATCACGCACCACCGATCGGTTCCCCTCAATGTCAGAGGCCAGGACGGCTCGCCCGCGACTCATCGCCTCCAGGATGCTGTTGGCCATGCCGCCTTCGGAGAGCGACGAGTTGATCACTACATCTACGGATGTGAGCATGGCACAGATCTGCTCATGGGGAACCGGTCCCAGGTAGAAGGCCCAAGGGTAGTCTCGCAGAGCTTCCCACAATCGGGCTCCCTCCGCCGCTTCGATGACCGGTCCCACAAAGACGGCTTTGACCTGCGGATACCGTATTCTGAGCGAGTCAAGTGGCTTCAGACAGAAGGTCACATTTTTTACGCGCCGGATCCCTGAGGGGATGAAGAAGATCAGGTCATCCGGCGTTAGATCCAGGTGGTGTCTGAGATCGAATGAGGTCTCCTGACAGCGAACCGTCTG
Protein-coding regions in this window:
- a CDS encoding glycosyltransferase family 4 protein; translation: QTVRCQETSFDLRHHLDLTPDDLIFFIPSGIRRVKNVTFCLKPLDSLRIRYPQVKAVFVGPVIEAAEGARLWEALRDYPWAFYLGPVPHEQICAMLTSVDVVINSSLSEGGMANSILEAMSRGRAVLASDIEGNRSVVRDGIDGLLFASETEFADKAERLIREPGLRHELGRNGQEKIEREFSGEREIHDYLRLYQEAIGTGSRSS